A single window of Kitasatospora sp. HUAS MG31 DNA harbors:
- a CDS encoding ATP-binding cassette domain-containing protein codes for MDGRDLSVKQGEIFVFLGPNGAGKSTTIRLLLNLIRPTAGSARIRGIPVADVERALTHVSYVSGDVALWPQLTVRGVAGEFAAPTGRP; via the coding sequence CTGGACGGCCGCGACCTCTCCGTCAAGCAGGGAGAGATCTTCGTCTTTCTGGGCCCCAACGGCGCAGGAAAGTCGACCACGATCCGGCTGCTGCTGAACCTCATCCGGCCGACCGCCGGCTCCGCGCGGATCAGGGGTATCCCGGTGGCCGACGTGGAGCGGGCCCTCACTCACGTCTCCTACGTGTCGGGCGACGTCGCCCTGTGGCCGCAGCTGACCGTTCGAGGTGTGGCCGGGGAGTTCGCCGCTCCCACGGGCCGGCCGTGA
- a CDS encoding transposase family protein produces MTFSACIATRQAVCPGCGTVSGRVHGVYRSRLADVAVSGLRAMIDLLVRRFICPARECDRRTFVEQVDGLTERLARRSPAAGKPGEASASAASSPWTAATSPSSRERSSSFWAPTAQESRPRSGCC; encoded by the coding sequence ATGACCTTCTCGGCATGTATCGCAACACGTCAGGCCGTGTGCCCGGGGTGCGGAACGGTGTCGGGCCGCGTCCACGGTGTGTACCGCAGTCGCCTGGCCGACGTGGCGGTGTCAGGGCTCCGGGCCATGATCGACCTGCTCGTGCGCCGGTTCATCTGCCCGGCACGGGAGTGCGATCGCCGGACCTTCGTCGAGCAGGTCGACGGGCTGACCGAGCGGCTAGCCCGGCGCAGTCCGGCTGCTGGCAAGCCAGGCGAAGCAAGCGCTTCGGCCGCGTCGTCGCCCTGGACGGCCGCGACCTCTCCGTCAAGCAGGGAGAGATCTTCGTCTTTCTGGGCCCCAACGGCGCAGGAAAGTCGACCACGATCCGGCTGCTGCTGA
- a CDS encoding ZIP family metal transporter — protein MSGPQIALLGAVAGFTIFLGLPIGRLRHPVPRLRAGLNAAAIGILLFLLWDILSAAWEPVDTALSDHDWSTAVTGGAVLAVTLAGGLAGLVHYDGWVASRHAPATPPPSRSEGTTAATERVPRALSQAARLALMIAVGIGLHNLAEGLAIGNSAAQGDISLALLLVIGFGLHNATEGFGITAPLAAEAERPSWGRLALLGLIGGGPTFAGTLIGQQVVNDTASIAFLGLAAGSILYVIIELLAVARRAAMKVLTTWAILLGLLAGFATDAIVVAGGA, from the coding sequence ATGTCCGGTCCGCAGATCGCCCTGCTCGGTGCCGTCGCCGGTTTCACCATCTTCCTGGGCCTTCCGATCGGCAGGCTGCGCCATCCGGTGCCGCGCCTGCGGGCCGGCCTCAACGCGGCGGCTATCGGCATCCTGCTGTTCCTGCTGTGGGACATCCTGAGCGCGGCTTGGGAACCGGTCGACACCGCGTTGAGCGATCACGACTGGAGCACGGCCGTGACCGGCGGTGCGGTTCTGGCCGTCACGCTGGCCGGCGGCCTGGCAGGGCTGGTCCACTACGACGGGTGGGTCGCTTCCCGCCACGCGCCGGCCACCCCGCCGCCGTCCCGGAGCGAAGGAACTACGGCCGCGACTGAACGGGTTCCCCGGGCGCTCTCCCAGGCCGCACGCCTGGCCCTGATGATCGCCGTGGGCATCGGCCTCCACAATCTGGCGGAGGGCCTGGCCATCGGCAACTCCGCCGCACAGGGCGACATCTCCCTCGCCCTGTTGCTGGTCATCGGGTTCGGCCTGCACAACGCGACCGAGGGATTCGGTATCACCGCCCCACTCGCGGCCGAGGCCGAACGGCCTTCGTGGGGACGCCTTGCCCTGCTTGGCCTGATCGGCGGCGGCCCCACCTTTGCGGGCACCCTGATCGGGCAGCAGGTCGTCAACGACACCGCCAGTATCGCCTTCCTCGGCCTGGCGGCAGGTTCCATCCTCTACGTGATCATCGAGCTGCTGGCCGTCGCGCGACGCGCCGCGATGAAGGTCCTCACCACCTGGGCGATCCTGCTGGGGCTCCTTGCCGGCTTCGCAACCGACGCCATCGTGGTCGCCGGCGGCGCATGA
- a CDS encoding universal stress protein gives METESQDSPPRVVVGLDGSPSSHAALRWALRHAELIGGVVDAVTAWEFPSPDGWSAPAVDADLDVDVAHRRLADELREVLGEEGAARVDARVVRANPVEALLDAANGAELLVVGSRGRGTFARALLGSVSIQCALHATCPVVIVRPR, from the coding sequence ATGGAAACCGAGAGCCAGGACTCGCCCCCGCGTGTCGTGGTCGGCTTGGACGGCTCGCCGTCCTCCCACGCGGCGCTGCGGTGGGCGCTCCGGCACGCCGAGCTGATCGGCGGCGTGGTGGACGCCGTCACCGCATGGGAGTTCCCGTCCCCGGACGGGTGGTCGGCACCCGCGGTCGACGCCGACCTCGACGTGGACGTGGCGCATCGGCGTCTGGCCGACGAGCTTCGGGAGGTGCTGGGCGAGGAGGGTGCCGCCCGGGTCGACGCGCGGGTGGTGCGGGCCAACCCAGTCGAGGCGCTGCTCGATGCGGCGAACGGTGCCGAACTGCTGGTGGTGGGCAGCAGGGGCCGGGGCACGTTCGCCCGCGCGCTGCTGGGCTCGGTGAGCATCCAGTGCGCCCTACACGCGACGTGCCCCGTGGTCATCGTCCGCCCACGATGA